Proteins from a genomic interval of Chromatiales bacterium 21-64-14:
- a CDS encoding AAA family ATPase, whose translation MYLEHYRLREPPFALTPDTGFFFSHASHQEALNVLLVALRSGEGFIKIVGEVGTGKTLLCRMLLNTLGPDFVTCYVPDPLLTPSALRLAVAEELGIHCARNIGQHGLLKRIHERLIGLADEGKQVVLCLDEAQSLPDDSLESLRLLTNLETEKFKLLQVVLFGQPELDRRLARPALRQLRQRITFAHSLQPLDRAGAEGYVRHRLQTAGHQGPALFTPRALAKLHRSSGGYPRLLNILCHKALLAAYGTGAAAVGTPHVRRAIQDSVHPGTRSWFPISERIVRAAGLALALTAGIGLYVWRGAVP comes from the coding sequence ATGTACCTGGAACACTACAGACTGCGCGAGCCGCCGTTTGCACTCACACCGGACACCGGCTTCTTCTTCTCCCATGCCAGCCATCAGGAGGCGTTGAACGTGCTGCTGGTGGCCCTGCGCAGCGGCGAGGGCTTCATCAAGATCGTGGGTGAAGTGGGCACCGGAAAGACGCTCCTGTGCCGGATGTTGCTCAACACTCTCGGGCCGGACTTCGTAACCTGTTACGTACCCGATCCGCTCCTCACACCCAGCGCGCTGCGCTTGGCGGTGGCCGAGGAACTCGGGATCCACTGTGCTCGCAACATCGGCCAACATGGCCTCCTCAAACGCATCCACGAGCGGCTGATCGGGCTCGCGGACGAGGGGAAGCAAGTAGTGCTGTGTTTGGACGAAGCCCAGTCCCTGCCCGACGACAGCCTGGAGTCGCTGCGTCTGCTGACGAATCTGGAGACCGAGAAGTTCAAGCTGCTGCAGGTGGTACTGTTCGGGCAACCGGAGCTGGACCGGCGTCTCGCCCGCCCCGCCCTGCGTCAGTTACGCCAGCGCATTACCTTCGCCCACTCGCTCCAACCCCTGGATCGTGCGGGCGCCGAAGGCTATGTCCGTCACCGCCTGCAGACCGCCGGGCATCAGGGCCCGGCGTTGTTCACGCCGCGCGCGTTGGCCAAACTGCATCGGTCCAGCGGCGGCTACCCGCGGCTGCTGAACATCCTGTGTCACAAGGCGCTGTTGGCGGCCTACGGCACGGGCGCCGCGGCGGTCGGCACCCCCCATGTGCGCCGCGCCATCCAGGATAGCGTGCACCCCGGCACGCGTAGCTGGTTCCCGATCAGCGAGCGGATAGTACGTGCCGCGGGTTTGGCGCTGGCGCTGACAGCGGGAATCGGCCTGTACGTGTGGCGCGGGGCCGTTCCATGA